The Flavobacterium faecale genome has a segment encoding these proteins:
- a CDS encoding TonB-dependent receptor domain-containing protein — protein MKALHTKLGFSRLMTLSKGYKVALLLLFSITSFAQHKIAGTVTDNKGNKLAQVEIFSKTTGIKEFSNSNGQFEFNFKSQGSHDLVFFKNGYSIVEQISITTGSDLTVVLTKINNLSEVIIRKQNDRLQSIRKLNDIEETAIYAGKKTEVINVEKLTANKSTNNARQIFAQVVGLTINESSDGGLQLSIGGRGLDPNRTANFNTRQNGYDISADVLGYPESYYTTPTEALEEIQVIRGAASLQYGTQFGGMINFKLKTPSLKPIEVTTRNTIGSYGLYTNFTSLSGTKGKFSYYAFFNYKQGNGYRPNSDFDSKSYFANLNYKFNEKTSLHFDYTYYNYLAQQPGGLTDEQFNENPKQSNRTRNWFAVNWNLYALRLKHKFDENSDFSLQLFGLDATRKALGFRDNRITTPDPMGARDLILGDFVNWGAEARYLKRYYIGEQKSAFLIGAKYYQSRNTQQQGPGSSSSGADFTIANTEYPFYANQSNFTFPNLNLAIFGENIFKINANFTITPGFRIEKIRTQAKGTYQKINQDLAGNVILNETVSEDIVKDRNLYLLGVGLSYKPKKGMEIYGNVSQNYRSVTFSDIFTVNPSQAVDPNITDEKGYTSDIGIRGNLGQKLTFDSSIFGLYYNNKIGQYDGTNASNNIVKITANTGTAFTYGFETLLDWNIAKTYFPAKENLSWNVFTNSSITGSTYLKSDIPTVKKGYKVEFVPRYNIKTGTSVGYKNFLSSVQLTYVSSQLSSAGSNTSNNVLTGISGSIPSYYVADISTSYKWKNFKLEAGINNFTDNSYFTRRATGYPGPGIIPSDRRTFYTTLQYMF, from the coding sequence ATGAAAGCTTTACACACAAAACTTGGATTCTCCCGTTTAATGACGCTATCAAAGGGCTATAAAGTAGCACTCCTATTATTGTTTTCGATTACTAGTTTTGCGCAACACAAAATTGCAGGAACAGTGACTGATAATAAAGGGAACAAATTAGCACAGGTTGAAATATTCAGCAAAACAACTGGCATCAAAGAATTTTCTAATTCAAATGGGCAGTTTGAATTCAATTTTAAATCCCAAGGGAGTCACGATTTAGTGTTTTTCAAGAACGGATACAGCATCGTAGAACAAATTAGCATCACAACAGGAAGTGATTTGACAGTTGTTTTGACTAAAATCAATAATCTGTCTGAGGTAATTATTCGAAAACAAAATGACAGGCTACAGTCGATTCGAAAACTAAATGATATTGAGGAAACTGCTATTTATGCAGGTAAAAAGACCGAAGTAATCAATGTCGAAAAATTGACTGCCAATAAATCAACTAACAATGCGCGACAAATTTTTGCTCAAGTAGTTGGTTTAACGATTAACGAAAGCTCTGATGGTGGTTTGCAATTGAGCATTGGAGGTCGCGGATTAGATCCCAACCGAACCGCTAACTTTAATACACGTCAAAACGGTTACGACATAAGTGCCGATGTTTTGGGGTATCCTGAGAGTTATTACACTACACCAACAGAAGCCTTAGAAGAAATTCAAGTGATTCGTGGTGCAGCATCTTTACAATATGGAACACAGTTTGGTGGTATGATTAACTTCAAATTAAAAACTCCTTCTTTAAAACCGATTGAAGTTACAACCCGAAATACTATTGGTTCCTACGGATTGTACACCAACTTCACTTCATTAAGTGGTACTAAAGGCAAATTTAGCTACTACGCCTTTTTTAATTACAAACAAGGAAATGGGTACAGACCTAATTCTGATTTTGATAGCAAGAGCTATTTTGCCAATCTAAATTACAAATTCAACGAAAAAACATCCTTGCATTTTGACTATACCTATTATAATTACTTGGCGCAACAACCAGGTGGTTTGACAGACGAGCAGTTTAATGAAAATCCAAAACAAAGCAATAGAACTCGAAATTGGTTTGCTGTGAATTGGAATTTATATGCCTTACGTTTAAAACATAAGTTTGACGAAAACTCTGATTTCTCATTGCAATTATTTGGACTGGATGCCACTAGAAAAGCATTAGGTTTTAGAGATAACCGCATCACCACGCCCGATCCTATGGGTGCACGTGACTTGATTCTGGGTGATTTTGTTAACTGGGGTGCCGAAGCGCGCTACCTAAAACGCTATTATATTGGAGAACAAAAAAGTGCGTTTTTAATTGGTGCCAAATATTACCAATCCCGTAATACACAACAGCAAGGTCCAGGTAGCTCAAGTTCTGGCGCCGATTTTACGATCGCAAATACCGAATATCCTTTTTATGCCAATCAATCAAATTTTACTTTTCCGAATCTAAATCTTGCCATTTTTGGTGAAAATATTTTTAAAATCAATGCTAATTTTACAATTACACCTGGTTTTAGAATCGAAAAAATACGAACGCAAGCTAAAGGAACTTACCAGAAAATCAATCAAGATTTGGCAGGTAATGTTATCTTGAATGAAACCGTTTCAGAAGATATTGTTAAGGACAGAAACCTATACCTGCTAGGTGTAGGATTGAGCTATAAACCTAAAAAAGGAATGGAAATCTATGGTAACGTCTCTCAAAACTATCGTTCGGTAACTTTTAGCGATATTTTTACCGTTAATCCTAGTCAGGCAGTAGATCCCAATATAACAGATGAAAAAGGATATACATCAGATATTGGAATACGAGGAAATCTTGGTCAGAAACTAACCTTCGATTCTAGTATTTTTGGATTGTACTACAACAATAAAATCGGGCAATATGACGGTACCAATGCTTCCAATAACATTGTAAAAATCACCGCAAATACTGGAACTGCGTTTACGTATGGATTTGAAACGTTATTAGATTGGAACATTGCCAAAACCTATTTCCCTGCTAAAGAAAATTTGAGTTGGAATGTATTTACCAATTCCTCAATTACAGGATCTACTTATCTAAAATCAGATATACCGACGGTGAAGAAAGGCTACAAAGTAGAATTTGTGCCTAGATACAACATCAAAACCGGAACGAGCGTAGGGTACAAAAACTTTTTGTCAAGCGTGCAGTTAACGTATGTGTCCTCGCAACTATCGAGTGCGGGTAGCAATACATCCAACAATGTGCTAACTGGAATTTCAGGATCGATTCCTTCTTATTATGTAGCCGATATTTCGACTTCTTATAAATGGAAAAATTTTAAGCTGGAAGCAGGTATCAATAACTTTACAGACAACAGCTACTTTACCCGTAGAGCGACTGGATATCCTGGCCCTGGAATCATTCCTTCAGATAGAAGAACATTTTATACCACACTGCAGTATATGTTCTAG
- a CDS encoding ABC transporter substrate-binding protein, translating to MKDTTLIDQIGQAHFFLKTPQRIISLVPSQTELLHDLGLEAQLVGITKFCVHPYHLKSVKTKVGGTKKIHFEKIKLLQPDIIICNKEENTKEMVAQLSEICPVWVTDIVTIEDNFQMITDFGQLFNRRVEARKWNDKLAFGLKNFKENVKDLSTKKVAYFIWKNPYMVAGSSTYINELLLLNKFENVFGEAIRYPEITIDQLKEANPEAVFLSSEPYPFKKEDGYELQEDNFKAPIVLVDGEMFSWYGTRLLKAFEYFKMLRSQIQ from the coding sequence TTGAAAGACACTACTTTGATTGACCAAATAGGACAAGCACATTTTTTTTTGAAAACGCCACAACGTATTATCTCGTTGGTACCCTCACAAACGGAGTTGCTGCATGATTTGGGCTTGGAAGCGCAACTTGTGGGCATCACCAAATTTTGTGTTCATCCGTACCATTTGAAATCAGTGAAGACCAAAGTAGGAGGGACGAAAAAAATACATTTCGAAAAAATAAAATTGCTCCAACCAGATATTATAATTTGTAATAAGGAGGAAAATACCAAAGAAATGGTTGCGCAATTGAGTGAAATATGCCCAGTTTGGGTCACTGATATCGTGACTATTGAAGATAATTTTCAAATGATAACCGATTTTGGTCAGCTCTTCAACCGTCGTGTTGAAGCTCGTAAATGGAATGATAAGTTGGCTTTCGGTTTGAAGAATTTTAAAGAAAATGTAAAAGACCTATCCACCAAAAAAGTAGCCTATTTTATCTGGAAAAATCCATATATGGTAGCTGGGTCTTCAACATATATCAACGAACTATTACTTTTGAATAAGTTCGAAAATGTTTTCGGGGAAGCCATTCGCTACCCCGAAATCACTATTGACCAATTAAAAGAGGCCAATCCTGAAGCAGTATTCTTGTCATCAGAACCCTATCCTTTCAAAAAAGAAGACGGGTACGAACTGCAAGAAGATAATTTTAAAGCACCCATCGTATTGGTTGATGGCGAGATGTTTTCATGGTACGGAACACGATTATTAAAAGCATTTGAATACTTCAAAATGTTGCGTTCTCAAATACAGTAA
- the pyrF gene encoding orotidine-5'-phosphate decarboxylase yields the protein MTTQQLLEQIKLKKSFLCVGLDVDLNKIPQHLLALEDPIFEFNKAIIDATHDLCVSYKPNIAFFEAYGIKGWVALQKTINYINENYPDIFTIADAKRGDIGNTSSMYAKAFFEDLNFDSVTVAPYMGKDSVEPFLAFENKHTIMLALTSNEGAFDFQTLNVGGNELYKQVLETSKSWKNSENLMYVVGATKAEYFTAIRQIVPDSFLLVPGVGAQGGSLSEVCKYGMNDKIGLLINSSRGIIYASKEADFAEKAREEALKMQQEMQTIMADKF from the coding sequence ATGACAACACAACAACTATTAGAACAAATCAAACTAAAAAAATCGTTCCTATGCGTAGGTCTAGATGTCGATTTGAACAAAATTCCGCAACATTTATTAGCACTTGAAGATCCTATTTTTGAGTTTAACAAAGCGATTATTGATGCTACACACGATTTGTGTGTATCGTACAAGCCTAATATTGCTTTTTTTGAAGCCTACGGAATCAAAGGATGGGTGGCTTTGCAAAAAACGATTAATTATATCAATGAAAACTACCCTGATATTTTTACCATCGCAGATGCAAAACGTGGCGATATTGGTAACACATCATCAATGTATGCCAAAGCTTTTTTTGAAGATTTAAATTTTGATAGTGTGACAGTAGCGCCTTACATGGGTAAGGATTCGGTAGAGCCATTTTTAGCGTTCGAAAACAAACACACCATCATGCTTGCCTTGACTTCCAATGAAGGGGCTTTTGATTTTCAAACCTTGAATGTTGGCGGGAACGAATTGTACAAGCAGGTTCTAGAAACTTCAAAATCTTGGAAAAACAGCGAAAACCTCATGTATGTGGTAGGAGCGACCAAAGCAGAATATTTTACGGCCATTCGTCAAATTGTTCCAGACAGTTTTTTACTTGTTCCTGGCGTTGGTGCTCAAGGCGGTAGTCTCTCTGAGGTATGCAAATACGGAATGAATGATAAAATAGGTTTGTTAATTAATTCTTCAAGAGGAATAATTTATGCATCCAAAGAAGCCGATTTTGCCGAAAAAGCAAGAGAAGAAGCTTTGAAAATGCAACAAGAAATGCAAACAATCATGGCGGATAAATTTTAA